The Kribbella sp. NBC_00662 nucleotide sequence GGTAGAAGCGCTGAAGTAGCAGGAAGATCAGGACCACCGGGCCGGCGGCGAGGAGCGACATCGCGAACAGCGTCCCGTAGTCGATCTCGTTGGGGTTGATGAGGTTGACGATGCCGACCTGAGCCAGCTGCCGGCGCGGGTCGCTCATGATGATCAGCGGCCAGAGGAACGAGTCCCAGACGTAGATGAAGGTGGTCAGCCACACGGTCACCATCGCGGGCCAGACATTCGGGATGATCGCGTGCCGGAGGATGCGCGGCACACCCCCGCCGTCGACCATCACCGCTTCGTCGAGCGATCTCGGAATGTCGGCCATCGCCTGCCGGAGGATGAAGACTGCTACCGGCCCGGCCACCCACGGCAACAGCAGACCCCAGAACGAGTTGAGCTGGCCGAGTTCCTTGACGATCAGGAACAGCGGAACCGCCAGTGCCTCGAACGGGATGAACATCGTCGCGATCAGCAGATAGAAGATCACGCCTCGGCCGCGGAACGTCATACGTGCGAGGGGGAACGCGGCCAGCAGCGCCAGCACGACAGTGAGGCTGGATTGGACGAGTGCGAGTAGCAGGGTGTTGAGAACCTGCCGGATGAACTGCGGCTCGTGCGCGGCCGCGGAGAAGTTGCCGAGGGTCCCGGGAATCGGCAGGAAGGTGTGGAGATTGAGTGTGCCGCTGTACTTGAAGATCTCGCCGTTCGGCCGGAACGCGCTGACGAGGGCGAGCAGGATCGGCCCCAGGAATACGAGCACCACCAGAGCCTTCACGATGCGGAGGGCGAGTTGCGAACTCCGAGCGGTCGATGTCATGTCAGTACTCCCATCGAGCCCGGAGCAGGTACAGCTCGATGCCGGTGACAACGATCAGCAGGGCAACGAGGACCAGAGCCATCGCGTTGGCGAGACCTTGGTTGAAGAACACGAAGGCTTGTGTGTAGACGTGGTACGCCGCGACGTCGGTGGCGTTCTGTGGGCCGCCCCGGGTCATCACGAAGATCGGTGCGAACAACTGGAACGCTCCGATCGTCGTCGTGACGGTCGCCAGCTGGGTCGAGCGCTGCAGCAACGGCCACACGACGCGGCGAACCTGCTGCGGACCGGAGCATCCGTCGATCCGTGATGCCTCGAGGATCTCGGCCGGAACGGCGGTGAGGCCGGCGAGGTAGATCAGCATCGTGAATCCGGCGTCCCGCCAGACCGAGACGGCGACGATCACGACCTTGGCCGGGTCGGGGTTCGTCAACCAGCCGACCTTTTCGACGCCGACCAGGTGCAGCAGGGTGTTGACCAGACCGATCTCGCGGTCGAACAGGAACAGGAACACGATTCCGACGATGACGATCGGTGTGACGGCCGGAATCACCATGATCGTCCGGAGGAAGGAGTTGACCTTGCTGGTGCGGAAGAGCAGCAGCGCCGCCCCGAATCCAAGGCCGAGTTGAAGCGGGATCTTCACCAGTGCAAAGCCGACGGTGAGCAACAGCGAGTGGCGAAAGTCGCCGTCGGCGAGAGCCGTGTGGAAGTTCTCGATGCCGACGGACTGCTGCGCCTGGCCGCCGACGGTGAAGAATCGGGTGCTCGCCCAGACCGCTGCTCCGATCGGGCCGTACTTGTAAACGGCTATCAGGGCGAGCGTGGGTGTGAGGAGAATGAACGCCCAGAGCACGGAGTTGGTCGGCCGCCGGAGCCGGTGGCGTCGGGAACGCCGGCGGCGGGAAAGCGTCCGGCCGGCCGGACCGTCGAGCTCTCGGTCCGCCGCGCCGGACATGTCGCCGGCCGCCTCAGGCGGATCCGATCGGTCGAGCGCGAGCGCGCGGCGTGTTCCGGTCGTCATTTCGAGACCAGACTCGCGTACCGGTCGAGCTGGGTGTCGATCTGCTCGACCGCCTTGCTCACCGCGGCCTCGATCTTCGCGCCGGTCGAGATATCGGTCAGCATCTGGCTGTAGATGGTGTCGTACTCGGACCACCCAGGAGTGATCGGTCGCGGGACCGCCCACTGTGCAGCAGTGTCGGCGAAGACCTTCAACGGCTGCTTGGCGTACTCGGTCATCGCCGCCAGCGCGGACTTTCGCGCCGGTAGCGCATTCTGGTACTGAGCCATCAGCTTCGCGCCGCTCTGCGAGATCATGTAGGCGACGAGCTGGCCGGCGTACTCGATGTACTTCGACGTCGCGGACACACCGAGGTGGTACGAGTCCGTGTGCACGACCGGGGTGACGTGGAACGGATGGGGCATCGCGCCCCATTTCATGGCCGGGCTCTTCTCGCGGATACCGCTGACGGCGACGTCGGGATTCGTCAGCCAGAAGGCGATCTGGTTGTTGAAGAAGAAGTCCGGGGACTTGCTCTGCGGACTGAGGCCGTCGGCCTGGTAGAGATCTTGCAGGAACTGGTAAGCACTCATCGCCTCGGAGGTGTCGGCGTACCCGGCCACCTTCAGGCCGTCGTCGCTGATCGCCTTGTAGGTCGGGGAATCCTTGGCGCCGGCCGAACGGATCAGGTCGAGTCCGGTGTAGGTCCCTCCGCCGATGAAGTTGCCCTGCCCGAGGAAGATTCCCCAGAACTGGTTGTCGCCGCGGCGCTTCCGCTCACCTTTCTGGATCTCGACCAGGACGTCGCGAAAGTGCTTCCAGGTCCACGCCTGGCCGAGGTCGGTCGGCGGCGTGATGCCGTAACGGTCGAGGATCGTCTTGTTGTAGACGATCGCTTGGGAGCTCTCGTTGGTGGCCGGGCCGTAGAACTTGCCCTTCCAGAACGCGGCCGGTGTGGTGCCGGGCAGGAAGTCCTTGAGATCGTCGGCGGGGAAGTACTTGTCGAGTGGCGCGAGGATGCCGTTGGCGGCGTACCCCTCGAGGGCCGGTCCGTCGACGATCAGCACGTCGGGGCTGTCCGGCTGGTTGGGGATGGCGCGGATGCGACGGTCCCAGTCGGCCCACGGCACCGTGTTGAAGCCGACCTGGATGCCGGACTGCGCCGTCCACGCGGCCATCAGCTTCTTGCCCGCGTTGTCCAGCGAATCGTAGGGAACCCACAGCGAGGACAGCGTGGACGGCTTGGCCGCCGACTGCTTGGTCCCGTCGCCGCAGGCGGCCAGCAGCCCGGGCCCGAGTGCGAGACCGAGTCCGGTCAGGCCGGCCCGGCGCAGGAACTGCCTGCGATCGAGTGCACTGCTCATGGGGATGACCCCTTTCCATCGAACTCGAGGGGCGATTGGTATGGATGTCCGTACCATAGCCCGTGATGTCGTGATCGCCTAGTGGTAACCCGGATTCACGTCCACGCCAGTGGTACGGATGTACGTATGATTAGGACCATGACCACGCTCAGTCGCGGAACCACGGTGGATCGCACGCTGCCCGTGCCCGCCTACCACCAGGTGGCGAGATCGCTCAAGGCGCGCATCGACCACGGTGACTGGCGGCCGGGGGAGAAGCTGCCGACCGAGATCGAGCTGTCCCGGGAGTACGACGTCAGTCGGGCGACCGTCCGGCAGGCCCTGAGTGACCTGTCTCGTGACGCGTTCATCAGTCGTGAGCAAGGCAAGGGGACGTTCGTCCTCAAGACCCCGACGCCGCTACTTCACGATCTGAGTCTGCCGCTGGGTCTGGCGGACCGCTCCCGTACCCAAGGCCTGCGGCTGGACGCCCGAGTGACCCGGCTGGAACGCACCACCCGGGTGTCCGCCTCCGTGGCTGAGCAACTCGGCCTACGTCCGTCGGAACCCGTGGTGGCGCTGGAGCGCGTGATGAGCATCAACGACATTCCCAGTGCGTTGAGCCTGTCGTGGCTCCCGGAGGCCTTGGTTCCCGATCTGATCTCGACCGGCCTCGTCGACGGCTCGATCTCGACGACGTTGCGGGACCACTATGACCTGGTGGCTGCTCGCTACGAGAACTTGCTGGAGGTCCACGGCGCAGACCCCGGGCAAGCCTCGTTGTTGTCCGTCGGTGTCGATTCACCGCTGATCCTGCTGGCCGCGATGAGCTTCACTGCCGCGGGGAAGCCCCTCGAGGCATCGTGGACGTACTGGCGGAGCGACCGGGTTCGGTTCCGCTTCGATGTCCACGCATCCGGCCCCGAGGTCGCTCACGCTGACGTCTGACGTCGGCCTACATCCCTTTCAGGGCTCGAAGTTCGACGACCGGGGGAGTCGTTTCCAGGGCGGATCCGGCCAACAGATCCCAGAAGACGCGGCCCGGCCTGCGACGATGCGCCGGCGTGGTGCGGAGGGTTCGGGTCGGCGTGACGATCCAGTCGACCGGCGCATCGTGATCGAGGCCGGCGAGATCGTCCTCCACGACCTGGCAGTCGTGGACCAGATCCACGATCTGTGCGTCCGGGCCGGCCACTCCGGTCTCGCTCATCAGGGCCCACTCCAGGTCGAAGTACCCGTGTCCCTTGCCGAAGCGCACGCCGTTCGTCGCCACCGCTGAACCGCCGGTGGCCAGCAGACCGATCGGCTCTCCGGTCGAGAGTTCGGCCAGAGTGGTCGGGGTCGCGAATGTGTCCATTCCGTCGAGAGTCGCGGCATACCGCTCCTCGCCCGCGGGGACCGTCCCGGGCTCGAGCACCAGGAAGCCGCGAGTGATCGCGTAGGTGGTCATGACCACGGTCTTGCCGTCGAGAATCGCGTGCCGCCGGAGGTGTTCGGTGGCGTTGTCCGGCGTGATGAACAGGCGACCACAGGCTTGATAGGCCTCGAGTTGTCTCACTCGGAGGGCGCTCTGCTCGCTGCCTTCGAAGTCGGCGATGAAGCTGGAGAAGTCCCAGTGGAACCGGGAGTCGGGGCGGCACACGCGCAGCATCTCTCGCCAGATCCGCTCGCGGTGCTCATGGCGGGCCGCGAGCTGGTTCGCATCGAGCATCCGCTGGTGTGAATCGGCCATGGAAGGTCCTCCTGGTGCCAGAGCATGATTTGTACGGTAGTCCGTACAACTTAAGTCATCAGATCCAGGATCTCCATCGGATGACGCTTGAAATCCCACTTGCGGGCACAGATGATGCGACATATGGTCCGGTTAACCATACCTATTGAGGAGATACATGCGCACTTCCGCGTTGTGCTTCACGGGCCCAGGTCGCACGGATGTCCGCGACATCGAGCTGCCGCCGCTCGGATCCCGTGACCTCCTGGTCGACATCAAGGTCGGTGGGCTGTGCCGCGGGGATGTCGAGGTGTTCCGTGGTGATCCGGGAGTTCCGTATCCGTATCTCGGCGGACACGAAGGCGCGGGGACCGTCACCGCGGTCGGTCCGGAGGTGACACGGTTCAGGGTCGGTGACAACGTCGCATTGCTGGGCGACGGCAGGTTTCGCCGGCAGGCGGTCGCAGCCGAGCATCAGGCAGCCAAACTGCCGGACCACATCGACGACTGGACGAACTGGATCGTCGAGCCGATGGCCTGCTGCATCAACGGGATCGACGTCGCCGGGATCCGTGCCGACGACGTCGTGGCTGTCGTCGGCTGCGGCTTCATGGGACTGGGGATTCTGCGGGGCCTGGCGACGACGCCGGCTCGCCACACGCTTGCTTTCGATGTCCGGGACGAACGATTGGTCCAGGCTGCCGCGTCCGGCGCCACGAGCACACTGCGTTCGGACGGGCGCGAGGTCGACGACATCGTCGAGACCGTCGAGGCCGTCGTCGATCGGCGGCCGATGCCATCGGCGTACGTCCTCCCGGGTCTGCAGAACGGCCCGGCCGACGTCGTCTTCGAGACCTCGGGTACGGCGGCCGGGCTCGAGCTGGCCGTCGCTCTGGCGCGAGTCGGTGCGACTGTCGTCATGTTCGGTCACCAGCGAGGCAACGTCACGATCAACGGCACCACTTGGCACCTGAAAGGGCTGCGGGTTCTCAATGCCTCGCCGATGATCGCCGAGGACTTCCACCAGATCTTCTACCGGACGGCAGGCCTGATGAGCAGCGGCCGACTGGTGACCTCAGATCTGATCACTCACACCGGCACGCTCCACGACGCCGCCGAGGTGCTGAGCCATGCCGGCGAGCCGAGCTATGTGAAAGGCGCGCTCCTCCTCGAGCCCGGCGCCTGAGCTCGGTCCGACCCAATGCAGACAAGGAGACAGATATGAAGATCGGTGCGTTCCTTGCGTGTTTCGACAGTTGGCGCTTGGACGACGCGTTGTCGTTCCTTCGCGACAACGGCGCCGAGGTGGTCGAGCTGAGCACCTTCGGTCGAAGGGTTGCCATGGATTACGACCTCGATGCCCTTCTGGCCAGTGCGACCCTGCGTGATGAGCTTGCCGGCCGAGTCGCAGCGCACGGCTTGAGCATCAGCTCACTCAGCTGTCACGGCAACCCACTTCACCCGCAGGCAGAGATCGCCGAAGCGCAGATCGGTCTGTTCCGTGCGACCGTGTCGCTGGCATCCCAGCTCGGCGTGCAGACCGTCGTCGACTTCTCCGGCTGCCCCGGAGACGGACCGAACGCCACCTACCCCAACTGGGTCACCTGTGCCTGGCCGGACGACTTTCCCAGGATCCTCAGGTGGCAGTGGGAGGAGGCGATCATCCCGTACTGGAAGGAGACGGCGAAGTTCTGCGACGACCAGGGCGTACGCGTGGCGCTCGAGATGCACCCGGGTATGTCGGTCTACAACCCACGCAATCTGATCCGGTTGCGCGATGCGGTCTCGCCGACGATCGGGGCCAACCTGGATCCGAGCCATCTGATCTGGCAGCAGATCGACATCATCGCAGCGATCCGGTACCTCGGTGACGCGATCCACCATGTCCACATGAAGGATTGCGAGCTGCGAAGTCACCAGCTCGGCGAGGTCGGCGTACTCGACACCACACCGTTCGCCGAGTGGGACAGACGTGGATGGCTGTACCGAACCCTCGGACACGGCCGGAGCCCCGAATTCTGGAAGCAGTTCGTGACCGCCTTGAAGGAGGTCGGCTACACAGGCACCCTGAGCGTCGAACACGAGGATGTTCTGTACGACGCGGCCGACGGAACGGCCAAGGCCATCGCGTTGATCTCTGCCATTCGACCGGCCAGTGACGAACTGAACACCTGGTGGAACTGAGATGCGGACGGAATCCGGCGATCGTGGACCCGGCTACGACGACAGCCACGTAGATCCGGTCAACCGCGAAGCGCTGGCCTCGTATCGTTATACGGCCAACGTGCCCGTCCGAGGGCTCTACATCGACGGGCGGCCGGCTCTCAGCGGAATCGATCCGGACGGCGTCGGCGAGTACGTCATCATCACCGTGCGCGACCCGCTGTGCGGGTACGACGCAGACCCGGCCGAGCAGATCGCCGGACGGCTCGAGGACGCCCGTCCGGCCGGGCGAACCGGCATGTTCACGACCTGGACCGGCCGATATCGAGGGGCATCCATCAGCGTTGTCTCCGGCGGGTCCGGCTCGCCGGAGACCGAGTTGATCATGCATGAACTGCTCGAAAACACGAACGCGACAACCTTCATCAGGGTCGGTGGATCCGGCGGTATCCATCCGTCGGTATCGCCCGGCGATCTCGTCATCGCGCGCGGAGTGATGCGAGACGAAGGCATGACGGCGGCGTATGTCCCACCGTCGTGGCCGGCGGCCTGCTCACCTGAGGTGGTGCTCGCCCTTGCCCAGGCCGCGACCGACGCGGGCGCGCCACACCACGTCGGCATCACCCGATCCGCCGACAGTGACATTGTCGGCGGCGGTCGGCCCGGTGTCCGTGGATTCCTTCAGCCGTGGAACGCCGAGTTGCCCGACACGTTGATACGGGCCCAGGTGCTCAACGGTGACCGGGAGTCCGCAGCGGTGGTCACGCTGGCAACTCTCTTCGGACGACGTGCGGGCTCGATCTGCTCGGTCGCCGACAACCTGAGCACAGGTGCGACCTTTGCCGCTGGTGCAGGTCATCGCGCCGCGATCGATGTGGCCCTCGACGGCCTGGCTCTGTTGCACCAGATGGATCGGGTCGCCGCAGGTGCGGGCCTACCTCGCTGGCTACCGATGGCAGGGCAGGGTCCGTGCTCACTTGGTCAGCTGCATGGTGACCAGGGTCAGGAAGCGGTCGAAGTCGAGATCGCGGGCGACCGTGATGAGAGGGAGGTCGGTCCATTGGTGGTGGGCGCGGCGATCGACGACGGTCATGCCTCGGGTCAGGCGGTCGGCGGTGGCGACGTCGCAGCGGAGGTCGGTGGTCTTGATGAGTGTGCGGTCGATGGCGACGGCTACGGCGACGCTGTCGATCAATGAGCAGTACGATTGATAACCGCGTCCGTTGACGAACTCGACCACGCGCAGAGCCAGCGCGGCCTCGGGGGTCGTGGAGGCGCGGAGGGCATCGAGGTCGTGTTCGCGGAAGTTGATGCTCGGGTGGGTCGCGACATCCAGGCCGACGGCCACGAGGTCGAAGTCGGCCCGGAAGACTGATCGGGCGGCTTCCGGGTCGACGAAGATGTTCCATTCGCTGACCGGGTTGTCGCCCGTCGCCTGGCTCCACGCGTACGGCGTCTCCCCGAAGGAGCCGCCGATGATGATCAGCTCGCTGATCTTCTCCGGCAGACCGGGATCGAGCTCCAGTGCGCCTGCGATGTTCGTCAGCGGTCCGAGCGCGCACACCGTGATGTCGCCCGCGTGCTGGTTGACCACGTCCACGATCAGCTCGGCCGCGGTCCGTTCGTCGAGGCGCCGGCCGGACTCGGCGAAGTGGGACTCGGCCAGGCCGTCGCTGCCATGTGAGAACGGGTCCGACGGGTAGTTGCCGGAGACGGGCTGCAGTGGCCCCTGAGCGACGGGGATGTCGGGGGCGCCGAGCAGGTCGAGGATCTTGAGTGCGTTGGACGCGGTCCGGTCCGAGGGCAGGTTCCCGGTGACCGCGGTGATCGCTTTGACGTCGAGCGCCCCGGCCTTGTGTGCAAGGGCGATCGCCAGGGCATCGTCCATGCCCGGATCGGTGTCGATCAGCAGGTTCTTCATGAATGGGTATTATAAGCATAACAACATAACCAAGGGAGTCTGACGTGGCGCGGAAGGTTGCTGTGCTCTCGCATGCCGTCCTCGACGAGGTGTGCGAGCCGTCTGGCCGGCTCGCTCACGAGGAGGTCGGCGGGGCCGGTGCGTACGCCGCCGTCGGCGCCAGTCTCGTGTCGTTGCCGATGGCAAGCATGCTGGTGGCCGGAACCGGGGACGCCGACCTGGCCATGCTCCAGGACTGGTGCCGGGAACGCGCGATCGACTCGAGTGGGCTGTTCGTCGTCGGCGAGCGTGGACCCCGCACCCGCATCCAGTACTTCGCCGACGGCGAGCGCGAGGAGACGCCTGTCTACGGCCGATCCCATTTCGACGCCCACACGCCGTTGCCTCAGCACATCCCGTCAACAGCGGAGCTCGGAGCGATGTACCTGTTCCATGCCGACGAAGCGCCCTACTGGGAGCACATTGCTGCCTTCCGCTCCTCGGTGCCGATTCTGTGGGAGTTGTCCGCCGAGGCGACAGCCCTCGAGATCGTGAGGGAGCGGGCCGGTCTTGTCGATGTGGTGTCGCTGAACAGAGCTGAGGCGTTGTCGCTGTTCGGCCTGGCCTCGATCGATGAGGCCGCCAAGGCTGCCAGTGATCTGGCTCCGCTCGTCCTGCTGCGGCTCGGTGCCGAAGGCTCCCTCCTGCTCCACGCCGGCCGCCGGATCCAGCTCGCGGCGGCGCCGACCGTCGTCGTCGACCCGACAGGCGGTGGCAACAGTTACTCCGGCGCCTTCATCGCGGCGTACCAGGCGACCGGCGATCCGCTCCGCGCGGCCCGGCTCGCCGCGGCCGCCGCTGCGGTCGTCGTGGCGACAAGGGGAGCGCCGCGGGTCGACAGCGTCGTGCGAGCTGCCGTCGAGAACGCGGCGGACTCCCTTGTTGTGAAAGGAACCTGATGACGGACCTCAATGCCCTCTACGACAGCTACAAGTTCGCAGGCAACGTCCCGAAACGCGGGTTGCTCGTCGATGGACGGCCGGCGCTCTCGCGGATCGACCCGGCCAAGGTCGCGCGCTACGTCCTGTTGATGGTGCGCGACCCGCTCTGTGCGTACGACGACGATCCGGCCACCCAACTCGCCGCCGAACTGGACGACGCCGAGCGCATCGGCCGGTCGGGCATGTTCACGACCTGGAGCGGCAGCCACGAAGGCGTTCCGGTGACCGTGGTGTCCGGGGGGAGCGGCTCGCCCGAGGCGGAGTTGATCCTGCATGAGCTCCTCGAGTTCACAACCGCGGACACATTCATCCGCGTCGGCGGCTCGGGCGGTATTCATCCTTCGGTCGCGCCCGGCGATGTCGTCATCTCCTCGGGTGTCGTGCGCGACGAGGGGATGACGCAGGCATACATTCCGGCCGCTTATCCCGCGGTTGCCGCATACGAGGTCGTGCTCGCGATGGCGCGCGCGGCGGCCACGCTGGGCGTACCGCATCACGTCGGGGTGACTCGCTCGAGTGACAGCGACTTCTGCGGTGTCGGTCGGCCGTCGGTGGGCGGGTACTTCCAGCCCTGGCATCTGGACATTCTCGAGACCTGGGCGCGGGCCGGTGTCCTCAACGGGGATCGGGAGTCGGCTGCGATCGTCACGCTCGCCGCGCTGTTCGGGAAGCGTGGCGGATCGGTCTGTTCGGTCGCCGACAACGTCATCGCGGACCAGCCGTTCGTGGCGGGGGCGGGGCACCGGTCCGCGACAGACCTCGCGCTGGCCGGGCTCGTCGAGCTGGCGGCGATGGACGCCGCGGTCGCGGCGAACGACGTACCTCGATGGATTTCCGGATTACATTGACACCCTGAGATCAAAGGTCCTACGGTCAATACAACATAACCACCAGATGACCACGGTAGGAGCTCGGCATGAAACGTATGAGGCTCGTGACTGCCGCGATCGGTGTCGCGTCCGCCGTGGCACTGGTCCTCGCGGGCTGTTCTTCCGGCGACGCGGGCGGCGGCGGAAAGCAGACGCTCCAGCTGTGGTTCTGGGGTGCCCCGCCGCAACAGCAGCAGACGATGAAGCAGGTGCTGATCGACGGCTTCAACAAGTCGCAGGACAAGTACACGCTCCAGGTGACCTTCAACAACGCGGTCGACAAGAACGTGCAGGTCGCGCTGAGCGCCAACAAGGGCCCGGACATCGTGTACGGCTCGGGTCCCGCGTTCTCCGCGGCGTACGCCACCCAGGGCAAGCTCGCGGACATGACGCCGTACGCCGAGAAGTACGGCTGGGAGAAGCGTCTGCTGCCGGCGATGTATCAGTCCGGCACGGTCGACGGCAAGCTCTACTCGCTGCCGAACTCGATCGAGGACATCGGCGTCTTCTACAACAAGAAGGTGCTGGCCAAGCTCGGCGCCCAGCCGCCCAAGACGTACGCCGAGCTCGTCGCGACGATGGACAAGGCCGCCGCCGCGGGGATGTACCCGTCGGTGACCGGCAACCAGGGCTGGAAGCCGGTCAACCAGAACTACATCTCGCTGTTCCTGACCCAGGTCGCCGGCGGCAAGACGGTCTACAACGCCTTGCAGGGCACGATTCCGTGGACGGACCCCGCCATCGAGAAGGCCGTCCAGGCATCGGCCGACTTCTACAAGAAGGGGTATCTGGGCGGCAAGGACTATGCCACGCTGAACTTCGACCAGTCGGTCCAGTTGCTCAGCCAGGGCAAGTCACCGTTCATGCTCGGACCGAGCCTGATCTTCCAGTTCGCGTCGAACTACTTCAACGACAAGTCCGGTACGACGGACGACCTCGGCTGGCTGCCGTTCCCCAGTATCGCGGCCGGCCGCCCGTACCCGTACCCGACCCTGGGTACGACGGCATCGCTGTCGATCAACGCGGCATCGAAGAACAAGGACGGCGCTGCCGAGGTGATCGACTACATGATGACCGACAGCTTCACCAAGGAAATGAACAAGAGCTGGCCCGGCTACTGGGCCGTGCCGTTGAAGAACTTCGATCTCGACGCCGCGGACTACAGCGGACTGTCGAAGCCGTTCGTCACCGCCATGAAGGACACCATCGCGACGGTGAACGACGGCAGCTA carries:
- a CDS encoding ABC transporter substrate-binding protein, giving the protein MKRMRLVTAAIGVASAVALVLAGCSSGDAGGGGKQTLQLWFWGAPPQQQQTMKQVLIDGFNKSQDKYTLQVTFNNAVDKNVQVALSANKGPDIVYGSGPAFSAAYATQGKLADMTPYAEKYGWEKRLLPAMYQSGTVDGKLYSLPNSIEDIGVFYNKKVLAKLGAQPPKTYAELVATMDKAAAAGMYPSVTGNQGWKPVNQNYISLFLTQVAGGKTVYNALQGTIPWTDPAIEKAVQASADFYKKGYLGGKDYATLNFDQSVQLLSQGKSPFMLGPSLIFQFASNYFNDKSGTTDDLGWLPFPSIAAGRPYPYPTLGTTASLSINAASKNKDGAAEVIDYMMTDSFTKEMNKSWPGYWAVPLKNFDLDAADYSGLSKPFVTAMKDTIATVNDGSYGFFAGTFFPPATATAFTDIDSVWLGKESAADFLKKVQTTFAAEKAKGLVPPLPQPAD